TTTTGATGAGCGTGATCTCCCACCCGGCGCGTCCGTGGGTCCTCGTGCTTGGCGTGGCCCTCGTTGCGTTGCAGTCGGTGCCGTTCGGGTTGGCGGTGGGATCGGCCTTGTCTCGTGAACTCGAAGGCACCCTGGTGCTGATCGGCGTGGTGGGCATGCAGCTCGCGGTGGGGCCCGACGCCGCCATCGCCAAGTTTCTGCCGTTCTACGGCCCCCGCCGCCTGATCGAGGGCGCCAGTCAACAACAAGCGGCGATCCTCGGGCCGGTCGTTCAGACCGTGCTCTACGGACTCGCCCTGCTCGTGGTGGCGCGGTTGTTTATGAACCGACGCATCGCCGTGCAACGTCACCCCTTCATCGATCCAACCGGTGACCCGCAGGACACCAACGCTTCGCCAGCACGAGCGGACGGGAGCAATTGAAGGGGGACTTGCCATGGTGTTGCTTGGGAACAAGGTTGCCGTCGTGAACGGTCGGGCAGAGGGCATGGGCGCATCGCACGTCCGTGTACTGCTGGCGACCACAAGCCCTCTTCGGGCCCGCTCCGTCCCATGTGAATTCTCACGGCAATTACGTGAGACTCCGAGCGATCGGGTAGAAATGAAGGTTCCGCACGTCTCCCAACGAAGCGAGCCTTCACCATGCGAGTACGGAACTGTCTGGTAGCTGTGATCGCGGGCGCCAGCGTGCTGGCCGCCTGCGAGCCGTCCCCACCGCCCCCGACGAACCCACCCCCTCAAAGCTGGAAGCTCACCTTCTCGGACGAATTCCAAGGCTCCAGCCTGGACACGTCGAAGTGGACCCCGGAGCACTCCACCTATGGCGACGGCGGTGGCTCCATCCACTGCAACACACCCGACAACGTGAGCGTGGCCGATGGTGCGCTGGTGATCGAGGGACGCAAGGAGCAAGTCCGTTGCCCGAACAACGGCGGAATCGATCGGGATTACTCGACCGGCCTGGTCCGCACGAAGGGCAAGTTCTCCCAGGCGTATGGTCGCTTCGAAGTCCGGGCGAAAATGCCGAAGGGAAAGGGACTCTGGACCGGACTGTGGATGCTGTCTGAGAACTACCCGTACGGCGATAACGGGCAGTCCGGAGAGATCGACATCGTGGAGACGTTCGGCGACCGGGCCGACGAGGCGACGACGACGGCACATTGGAGCCACAATCGATGTGGGTGGGGGTGCTCCAAGATGGGCAAGAGCACCAAGCTCACCGGCGGAGATATCTCCGCCTGGCACACCTACGCCGTCGAATGGGAGCCCCGCTCCATCGCGTGGTTCATCGACGGCAAGCAGGTCCACAAGCTGGGCGAAGGTGGCTCCTACAAGTGGGGCGACCAGGGTCCGAAGGCGGACGCCTGGCCTGCCGACGGCGGAACCCAGCCGCGCTTTCCGCAGCCGTTCACCGCAGACAACCCGATGAACCTCCTCATCAACTTGCAGATCGGGGGTACCTGGCCGGGTTACCCGGATGGCTCCACCCGGTTCCCCGCCAAGATGTCGGTTGACTACGTGCGGGTGTATCAGCGGTCCTGACCCTCAGGCTGGTGCCATGGCGTCCCCGGACGTTCGGTGCACGGCGCGTCAGACGGCGCCCGTCGGCCGCTTCGGAGGCTGGAGTGCCGTCGCGATCGGCGGCCGCAAGCGTCTCGTCCATGATCTTGCGCATCGTCCCAAAGCTCAGCTCGTCGGCCAGCTGCAGGGGCCCGGCGGGATACCCGGCCTGAAGGGCGGCCTGCTCGATCACCGCCGGGTCGATCCCCTCGTGCAGCATTTTGATCGCCTCGGTGAGGAACGTTGCGAAGACGCGCGAGGTGAAGAAGCCCCGACCGTCGTTGACGACGATCGGATACTTCCCAATCGCCAGCACGAAGTCGATGGCCTTCGCCAGGGCCTCGTCCGAGGTCTGCTCGCCTCGGATGACCTCGACGGGGTCCATCTTGATCACCGGTGAGAAGAAGTGGATGCCGACGAAGTTCTCCGGCCGTGTCACGCCCGTGGCCAATCCGGTGATCGGGAGGGACGAGGTATTGGAGCCCAGCACTGCGTCGGGATCGATGTGACCCTCGATCTCGGCAAACACCTGGTGCTTCAGCTCGGTGTTTTCGAACACCGCTTCGACCACAATGTCGACGCCCTCGAAGTCGGCGGCGTCCGCGATGGGGGTGATCCGGTTGAGCAGCGCCGTGGACCGCTCCTCGGTGGTCAGCCCCCTGGAGAGTGTGCCCGCCTCGCGGCCCTCGCCATAGGCTCTTCCTTTCAGCGCCGCGTCGTGGGTGACGTCCTTGAGCACCACATCGATGCCGGCCTTGGCCGTCACGTAGGCGATGCCGGCGCCCATCATCCCGGCACCGACGATCCCCACCTTGGTCGGCCGGCTCTTCGCAACACCTTTCGGCCGGGAGTCGCCGCGCTGCACGGCCTGCAGGTCGAAGAAGAACGCCTGGATCATGTTTTTGGACACCTGGCCGGGTGACCAGGCTGATGAAGTACCGGGTCTCGATGGTCGACGCCGTGTCGAAGTCCACCTGGGCGCCCTCGACGGCCGCGGCCATGATCGCCCGGGGAGCGGGCATCGGCTGACCGTTGAGCTGGCGGCGCAGGTTCGCCGGGAAGGCAGGCAGAAACTCCATGAACGCCGGGGTCGACGGGGTGCCGCCGGGGATCGTGAAGCCGGGGGCATCCCAAGGCTGCACGTGACCGTCCGGGTTCGCCGCGATCCAGGCCTTGGCCGCGGGCACGAGCTCGTCGATGGTGCCGACCAGCTCGTCGACCACGCCCACCTTGAGGGCCTTCGACGGCCTCATGCGGTCGCCGTTGAGCAGCACCGACATCAGCGCGTTCTGGATGCCGAGCAGGCGCACGGTGCGCACCACTCCCCCGGCCCCGGGCAGAACCCCGACCCCGTCGCTCCCAAGGGGTGGCCCAAGGCGATGGCGCCGCCGTTGACGTTGTAGCGGTCGTCCGAGACGTCGAACGTCTTTTGGACGTGCAGGGCGACGGCGCGAAGGCCTCGTTCATCTCAAACACGTCGATGTCGGCGACCGACAGGTCGGCAATGGCCAGTGCCTTGTTGACCACAGGGATAGGCCCCTCAAACATCAGCACCGGGTCGGCGCCACTGGTAGCGGCGGCGATGATGCGCGCCCGGGGCGTCAGTCCGCTGGCCCGACCGGCCTCCTCGCTGCCCACCAGCACCAGCGCTGCGCCGTCGACGATGCCCGAGCTGTTGCCGGCGGTGTGCACGTGATCGATCCGCTCGACGTGCGGGTAGCGCTGCTTGGCCACGTCGTCGAAGCCGCCCAGCTCGGCGAGGCCTGCGAAGGCGGAGCCAAGCTTGCCGAGCCCGTCGGCGGTCACCTCGGGTCGCATGTGCTCGTCCTCAGCGAGGATGGTGAGCCCGTTGATGTCCTTGACGGGCACGACCGACCTGGCGAAATACCCGCCGGACCAGGCGGCGGCGGCCAGCTGTTGGGAACGCATCGCGCACTCGTCGACGTCGCGGCGGGAAATCCCGTTGATCGTGGCGAGCAGGTCACACGCGATGCCCTGCGGGATGAAGTAGTTGTCGTAGGCGGTGGCCGGGTCCATCGCCATGGCGCCGCCGTCGGAGCCCATCGCCACCCGCGACATCGACTCGACGCCGCCGGCGATCACCAGCTCGTCGAACCCCGAACGGATCGACTTGGCGGCCAGGTTGACCGACTCGAGGCCGGAGCCGCAGAAGCGGTTCAGCTGCACGCCGGCGACCGTGTCGGGCATCCCGGCAGCGGTGGCGGCGGTGCGGGCGATGTCCATGCCCTGGTCCCCCACCGGCGTCACGCAGCCCAGGATCACGTCGGAGATCCGCTGCTCGTCCAGATCGGGGAACCGGCCCCGAAGCTCGTCGATCAGGCCGACGACCAGATCGATCGGCTTCACGCCGTGCAATGCGCCGCTGCGCTTGCCCGTGCCACGGGGGGTGCGGATGGCCTCGAAAATGAAGGCATCGGTGATGGCGGAGGTCATGGCCCTACGGTACGAGCGGGGGCTCGCAGCCGATATGACCGAACAGGTCGAGTTACGTGACCAGATTGTCCACATGGGCGGTCGCCGTACACGAAGGTCGCCGACTGCGCCCGCTCCCGTCAGAGCAGTGACCGGCGGCATACCGTTGACTGGAGGCCACTGCCCCCAATCTACGAATGGAGATCGACCATGACCGAGCGCTACCGCTGGATGGACGACGAGACCGAAGCACTCGAGAAGCTCGCCTTCGACTTTTTTTCCAAGGAGGCGACGCCCAACGAGGAGCGCTACCGCGCCCAGCACCACGTCGACCGCGACC
Above is a window of Candidatus Microthrix subdominans DNA encoding:
- a CDS encoding glycoside hydrolase family 16 protein, with the translated sequence MIAGASVLAACEPSPPPPTNPPPQSWKLTFSDEFQGSSLDTSKWTPEHSTYGDGGGSIHCNTPDNVSVADGALVIEGRKEQVRCPNNGGIDRDYSTGLVRTKGKFSQAYGRFEVRAKMPKGKGLWTGLWMLSENYPYGDNGQSGEIDIVETFGDRADEATTTAHWSHNRCGWGCSKMGKSTKLTGGDISAWHTYAVEWEPRSIAWFIDGKQVHKLGEGGSYKWGDQGPKADAWPADGGTQPRFPQPFTADNPMNLLINLQIGGTWPGYPDGSTRFPAKMSVDYVRVYQRS